The sequence below is a genomic window from bacterium.
TTCGCGAGGAAAAAGCGCCCCTCTTTCCGGGAGACGGCCCCGGTGAAGGCGCCGCGTTCGTAGCCGAACAGCTCGCTTTCCAGGAGAGTCTCGGGCAGCGCCGCGCAGTTCACCGTCACGAACGGGTTTTTCCGCCGCTCGCTCATGTTGTGCAGTGCGTTGGCCACCAGCTCTTTGCCCGTTCCGCTTTCCCCGAGGATGAGCACGGTGGCGGCGGCGGGGGAGGCCTGGCCGATGAGTTCGTTTACATTCTGGATGGCGGTGCTGTTTCCGATCAGGCCGGTGGGGCTCTGGAGGTTCTGAAGCTGGGCCCTGAGGTCGGCGTTCTCGCGCAAGAGTTCCTGCTTCTCGATGGCCTTGTAGATGGTCTTCAGAACCTGCACGCGCTCGAGCGGTTTCGTCAGAAAATCGCAGGCTCCCTCGCGCATGGCTTCGACCGCGGTCTCGACCGTCCCGAAGCCGGAGATGAGGATGACCTCGGTTTCCGTGTTTCTTTTCTTGATCTCTTTCAGGAGGTCGATTCCGCTCAGGCCCGGCATGCGCAGGTCCGTGATGACGATGTGGGCCGGGTCGGCGGAGAAAATTTCCAGCCCCGTTTCGGCGTCGTGGGCGAGCGAAACCCGGAACCCCTCCTTCGAGATCATTTTTTGCAGAGCCTCGCGGCTGCCCCGCTTGTCGTCAACCACGAGAACGTGGGTGGATTCGTTGGCGGTCAAACCTGGCTCTCCTGTTGTGCGGCCGATGGCAGATAGATGTGGAAGGTGGTGCCCTCTCCCTCCTGGCTGGCGAAGCGGATCGAGCCGCGGTGCTCGTGGACGATCTGCTGCGCCAGTATGAGGCCGAGTCCCGTTCCGCTGGCCTTGGTGGTGAAAAAGGGCGTGAAGAGGGACGCCTGCTTATCCGCCGGTATGCCGCTTCCCGTGTCGGTAATGTCGATCACCACGCCGCCCTCGGCAGCCCGGGCTCCCACCGTGAGGCGCCCGCCCCCTTTCATTGCATCAAAGGCGTTCAGCACCAGGTTCTGAAGGGCCACCCGAAGCTGGGCCTCGTCGAACTCCACATCGGGCAAAGCATCCTCCAGATCGCGCCTGACTTCAATGTTGCGGCTGGCGGCTTCCTCGGCGAGGAACTGGAGAAGCTCCTCGATCAGCTCGTGGATGTCGCCGGCCTGGTGGTCGGCCTGCGGCATGCGGACGAACTTCAGGTAGTCGTCCGTCACCTGCCGGAGGATTTCAATTTCGGTCTGGATGGAGCGCAGCAGCGTCCAGGCCTCGCCCGAGTCCCTTTTCCCGAACTTTTCGAGCTCATCCTCGAGAAGCTCGGTGTTGAGGTTGATGGCGGAGAGCGGGTTGCGGACCTCGTGGGCCACCTGGGCGCTCATTTTCCCGACGATGGAAAGGCGGTCGCTCTGGAGCAGCTGTTTTTGCAGCTCGCGGCGCTCGGTGACGTCCTTCAGGTAAACGATGGCCTGAATGGTTTCCCCGAGGGCGTCGGAGATGGGGTAAGTGTAGGCCTCGATGTCCACGCGCTTTCCGGTGGGCAAGGTGATGCTGTGCTCGGCGAAGCCGGTCGCTCCGGTCTCGAAGGTGCGCGCGATCAGGTGGCGGTCCACAAGTGGTCCCGGGATGGGGGAGCCCTCTCCCCCCCAGGACTGGCCCAGCAGGTTGGAGATGCCCCGGCCGAGGAGATTCCCCATCCCCTGATTGAGGAGTTGGATGCAATAGTTCTGGTCCACGATACAGATGGCGTCGGTGATGCCGTCGAAAAGCGCCTGGAGGCGGTGGTTGCTCTCGAACACCTGGGCGGACCAGATGAGATGGTCTTCGGCCCGGATCCGGCGCCGCTCACGGTCGAGCAGCAAAATGGCGGCCGCGATCACCACGATGAAGCCGAACAGGGTGATGGTAAATCCCTTCCGGAAGGTCCGCCGGACAAGAGCGACCACCTCCGAGGAGGGGGCGGTGACAGCGAGCGACCATCTTTCCTCCCCGACCTTGACCGGGGTGAAGGCCGTGAGATAGCGGTTCTCCTCGGCCCGCTCCCTGGGGCGGAAATCCGTGTGCCATCCGGTACCGCGCTCGCCGTGCCGCATTCGCTGCACCAGGTGAAGAAGGCGCTGATCGCCCATCTGCTC
It includes:
- a CDS encoding sigma-54 dependent transcriptional regulator yields the protein MTANESTHVLVVDDKRGSREALQKMISKEGFRVSLAHDAETGLEIFSADPAHIVITDLRMPGLSGIDLLKEIKKRNTETEVILISGFGTVETAVEAMREGACDFLTKPLERVQVLKTIYKAIEKQELLRENADLRAQLQNLQSPTGLIGNSTAIQNVNELIGQASPAAATVLILGESGTGKELVANALHNMSERRKNPFVTVNCAALPETLLESELFGYERGAFTGAVSRKEGRFFLANGGTLFLDEIGDMPLALQAKLLRVIQEGECERLGGNETLKVDVRIIAATNQNLEIAIAERRFREDLYYRLNVINIQLPPLRERRGDIPLLIEFFLRRFAEKNKRNINGFSRETIEVLSNYGWPGNVRELENTVERAVVLSRGEILTVDDLPLQITKGRAAAEENAVEANAPIISIPVGTPLAEVERKVILETLRQTGGDKSAAARKLGIATRTIYRKLDQAEGTRTG
- a CDS encoding ATP-binding protein, with the translated sequence MRQTATTPPGPAPKQEAERPASGQTPRLTESRRASRRFRNLIVLWTGVVLAILLALSYKVYTDAKKDIEESFNRQQLSLADQAAGRIASFLDEITASLRYSASFLRTVGVGHPGRMSAIAGLYDRLGGRVRVSEVGFLLPGDATRPAAGTQAYYQGISRCPPGRPACLMIIGKKDVPEFIMGAALVAKGDWLYAKVTIEDLDRAFVRPVRSGAKGRAWLIDEKGRILIGPGLTPMKGIRLAHLAEQMGDQRLLHLVQRMRHGERGTGWHTDFRPRERAEENRYLTAFTPVKVGEERWSLAVTAPSSEVVALVRRTFRKGFTITLFGFIVVIAAAILLLDRERRRIRAEDHLIWSAQVFESNHRLQALFDGITDAICIVDQNYCIQLLNQGMGNLLGRGISNLLGQSWGGEGSPIPGPLVDRHLIARTFETGATGFAEHSITLPTGKRVDIEAYTYPISDALGETIQAIVYLKDVTERRELQKQLLQSDRLSIVGKMSAQVAHEVRNPLSAINLNTELLEDELEKFGKRDSGEAWTLLRSIQTEIEILRQVTDDYLKFVRMPQADHQAGDIHELIEELLQFLAEEAASRNIEVRRDLEDALPDVEFDEAQLRVALQNLVLNAFDAMKGGGRLTVGARAAEGGVVIDITDTGSGIPADKQASLFTPFFTTKASGTGLGLILAQQIVHEHRGSIRFASQEGEGTTFHIYLPSAAQQESQV